In Pseudomonas glycinae, the DNA window ACTTCGCCGCGCTCATAGCGGGAAAATGCGTTGTGTCCGCCACCAGAAAGCAGTTGCACGGTTTCTTTTTGCGTCAGGTGCAATTTGCGCCGGATGCGCTTCATCTCGTTACCGATCATTTGTCGGGCAGCAATCACCAGATCATCACCGGCTTGCGTGTAGCGTTCTGCACTATCGGTATCGGCGTCCCACTCGACCTCACCGCATTTGCGACATTCCCAGCCAGCAAGGTCATCGATACGACGTTCCATGCCTTTGACACTGATGGTTTCGCCGCGGCCCTCGAAATGTGTCATTCCCTCACGTGCACCGCAGCTGAAACATTGCCGGGTCTTCATTGGTTTTTCTCCTTGAAGGAGATTACCGGTGGGCCACCTTCGGGGCGGTATGTCACCTTGATGTAAATCTCCAGATCGTGTGAGTGCGTGTGATAAACGTCTTGCCAGACTCGATGATCGTCATAGGTGGTCATCGACTTGTACAACATCCTGTTCTGCAGTTCGAAAACGAATTCTTGCATCTCTATGATGCTGAAGCCGAGATCCAGTCCGGTTTTTTCTGCGCTCTTGGTGAATGCCTGTCTTCCCCGTCGCCTGACCTCAGCCTTGATCACCACCAAGTCGTAATGGGGTGTGTTCTTTTCCATAAGAAACCAAAGCCCTGTCCCTGAAATTACCCTTAAAGGGTAATTTTGACTAATCGAAAATCCCCTCCATTTGCCCCTCTCTGACCCTAGGTGGTTGCCGTCCTACACGGAGCTGACTAACATGTCAGAAAATTCATCCCATGATTGGATGAAAGGGCGAATCCTATGTCAGACATTTCTCCACTCATTAAGCGATCCCTGGTCGATCAGGCCCTGGATCAATTGCGCCAGCGCATCACCGACGGCACGTGGCAGGTCGGTCAGCGATTGCCGACCGAGCCCGAGCTGTGCGCCGAACTCGGCATCAGCCGCAACACCGTTCGCGAGGCGATGCGGGTGCTGGCGTTCTCAGGGTTGATCGAGATCCGTCAGGGTGACGGCAGTTACCTGCGGGCAGTGGTCGATCCGATGGACACGCTCAAGGCGCTGTCCAAATGCTCGCTGGATCAGGCCCGGGAAACCCGGCACATCCTTGAAGTCGAGGCCATTGGCCTGGCGGCCTTGCGCCGGACCGACGAAGACCTCGTCGCGTTGCGCGAGGCACTGGGGCACGCCGGCAGTCACTACCATGGCGACCTCGACAGCTACATCGCCTGCGATCTGGTTTTCCACCGCCGTCTGGTGGACGCCGCGCACAACCCGACCCTCAGCGAGCTGTATCGCTATTTTTCCAGCATCGTCGGCGCGCAATTGCGCCAGACCCTGAACATCGTCCCCCGTCGACAGGAAGTCTTCGATTTGCACGTCGCCTTGCTTGAGGCCGTCGAGCAGCGCGATCCGGAGCGGGCCAAAGCCCTGTCGAGGCAGTTGATCAATGAACCTTGAAACCGAGAAAACCATGTCCCGCCCAGAAGTCTCCACAGCCCCCGTTCGCAAGGCCGAGCTCGAAGAGTTGTTGATCGACGCCGAAGCCGATGACGAACAGGTGCAGCAAAGCCATCCGCTGGTGCGGCGTCCGTGGCTGTTGCTGCTGGGGCTGATCCTGGTGGCGTTGAACCTGCGTCCGGCGCTTTCGAGCATGGCGCCGTTGCTCGGTGAAGTGTCGAAAAGTCTCGGTTTGTCCGCTGCTCAAGCGGGATTGCTGACGACGCTGCCAGTGCTCTGCCTTGGGTTGTTCGCACCTCTGGCCCCATTGCTCGCACGGCGTTTCGGTGCCGAACGGGTGGTACTGGGGATTCTTCTGACACTGGCCGGCGGCATCATCCTGCGCAGCAATTTCGGTGAGATCGGTCTGTTCGCCGGCAGCGTGCTGGGTGGCGCGAGCATCGGCATCATCGGCGTGTTGCTGCCGGGCATCGTCAAACGCGACTTCGCCAAACATGCCGGCACCATGACCGGCGTCTACACCATGGCCCTGTGCCTGGGCGCGGCAATGGCGGCGGGATCGACCGTGCCATTGAGCGAACACTTTGACCACAGCTGGGCCATGGGCCTGGGTTTCTGGGTGATTCCGGCGCTGGTGGCGGCAGTGTTCTGGCTGCCGCAAATCGGCCAGAAGCATGGTGCACACAACCTTGCTTACCGGGTGCGCGGTCTGCTGCGGGATCCGCTGGCCTGGCAAGTGACCTTGTACATGGGCCTGCAATCGTCGCTGGCCTACATCGTGTTCGGCTGGCTGCCGTCGATCCTTATCGGTCGAGGGCTGACGCCGACCCAGGCCGGTCTGGTGCTGTCCGGATCGGTGATCATCCAGCTCGCCAGCTCCCTGGCGGCACCGTGGCTGGCCACACGTGGCAAAGATCAGCGGCTGGCGATCGTGGTGGTGATGGCGTTGACCCTGGGCGGCCTGTTCGGTTGCCTCTTCGCGCCGATCGAAGGCCTGTGGGGCTGGGCGATCCTGCTGGGCCTGGGGCAGGGCGGCACGTTCAGCCTGGCGCTGACCCTGATCGTGCTGCGCTCGCGGGATTCCCATGTCGCGGCCAACCTGTCGAGCATGTCCCAGGGCTTCGGCTACACCCTGGCGTCAATGGGGCCGTTCGCGGTCGGCGTGGTGCATGACTGGACCGGCGGCTGGAACGCCGTGGGCTGGATTTTCGGCATCATTGGTGCGGGTGCAATCCTCGCTGGCCTCGGTGCCGGACGTGCGCTGTACGTGCAGGTGGTCAGCGAAAAGGTCTGATGCGTACGCACTGTCGGTATTCGAAATGCGAATGCCGATAGTGTTTCAGGCGTTTGCGGATTATCGTGCTGGCAATCTGTACCTTTCCTGGAGATTGCCCATGAGTGAAGAAGCCCACAGCGCCCTGATCACCCGTTTCTACCAGGCTTTCCAGCGCCTCGACGCCGAGGCCATGGCCGCCTGCTACACCGACGACGTGGTGTTCAGCGATCCGGCCTTTGGCGAGCTGCGCGGTCGTGATGCCGGCGACATGTGGCGCATGCTCACCACTCGCGCCAAGGACTTCTCCCTGACCTTCAACAACGTCCGCGCCGACGAGCGCAGCGGCGGCGCCCACTGGGTGGCGACCTACCTGTTCAGCCAGACCGGCAATGTCGTGATCAACGACATCCAGGCGCGCTTCGTTTTCCGTGACGGCAAGATCTGTGAACACCACGACCACTTCGACCTGTGGCGCTGGTCGCGTCAGGCGCTGGGTTTCAAGGGGGTGTTGTTGGGCTGGACGCCTCTGGTGCGCAACGCTGTCCGTGCTCAGGCGCTGAAAGGGCTGAAGGCATTTCAGGCGAGTCGCTGATAAGATCGCCACCTGTTTTCCTTACGCCTGAATTGTCCCGTGAACAGCCTCAGCGAAAATCCTCTCGATGCCGACGTTCCAGTGAGCAAATCCTGGTTCGTCTACCTCGTACGCGCCGCCAACGGTTCGCTGTACTGCGGGATCAGCGATGATCCCGTGCGCCGTTTCGCCAAGCACCAGAGCGGCAAGGGCGCACGGTTCTTTCTTTCAAGCCCGGCGATGGCGCTGGTCTACACCGAGCGTTGCCGCGACAAGGGTGATGCTTTGCGTCAGGAGCGGTTGATCAAGAAGCTCAGGAAGAGTGCGAAGGAGTGTCTGGTGGCGTCTTATCGGCCTGATTGATCAGGTATTGGCAAACGGTAGAAGTCTCCGCGTCGACGCGGTGCCTCCGGCAAACGACAGGCGAAAAAAAACCGCCTTTGCGGGGCGGTTTTTTCTGTAAACGCCGGTTTGCGGCCGGGTTTACTGATCTCACAGGAGACATTGACGTAGGCGGAGAGTATTCCTCTTTGCATGCCTTATCAACCTGACTGATCAGTTCCCATCAGCCGGATCCGTAGGCTGCGAACGAATTGCGCGCTAAGCTGCTGGTTCACTTTCTGTGCGGCGGAGCCGAGCATGTCCGAGTTGATTCTGCATCATTACCCGACCTCTCCATTCGCCGAAAAGGCCCGGCTGCTGTTGGGTTTCAAGGGCTTGTCCTGGCGCTCGGTGCACATCTCACCGGTGATGCCGAAACCGGATCTGACTGCGCTGACCGGTGGTTACCGCAAGACCCCGGTGTTGCAGATCGGTGCCGACATCTATTGCGACACCGCGCTGATCGCCCGTCGCCTCGAGCAGGAAAAGGCCCAGCCTTCGTTCTTCCCGGAAGGTCAGGAAATGATCGCCGCCAGTTTCGCCGCCTGGGCCGATTCGGTAGTGTTCCAGCATGCGGTGAGCCTGGTGTTCCAGCCGGAATCGGTGGCGGTGCGTTTCGGCAAGTTGCCGCCGGAAGCGATCAAGGCGTTCCTCGCCGATCGGGCCGGACTGTTCAGCGGTGGCAGCGCAACCAGGCTGTCAGCGGAGCAGGCCAAGCACAATTGGCCGACTCTCATGGCGCGCCTGGAGCAGCAGTTGCAGCGCGAAGACGGTGACTTCCTGTTCGGCGAGCCGTCGGTTGCCGACTTCGCCATGGCCCATCCACTGTGGTTCCTCAAGGCTACGCACGTGACGGCGCCCTTGGTGGATGCTTATCCGGCGGTATCGGCGTGGCTGGGGCGTGTGCTCGGTTTTGGCCATGGCGCGGCCAGCGAGATGAGTTCGGAGGAAGCACTGGAGATCGCGCGCAGCTCTACGCCGGCGGCGTTGCCGGACGAGGAGTTCACTGATCCGAACGGGTTCGTGGGCGGTCAGCAGGTGCTGATCGCCGCGACAGACTACGGCGTTGATCCCGTCGCCGGCGAGCTGGTGTTTGCCGGTCGCGAGGAGTTGATCCTGCGCCGTGAGGACGAACGTGGCGGAGTGGTGCATGTGCACTTCCCGCG includes these proteins:
- a CDS encoding FadR/GntR family transcriptional regulator — protein: MSDISPLIKRSLVDQALDQLRQRITDGTWQVGQRLPTEPELCAELGISRNTVREAMRVLAFSGLIEIRQGDGSYLRAVVDPMDTLKALSKCSLDQARETRHILEVEAIGLAALRRTDEDLVALREALGHAGSHYHGDLDSYIACDLVFHRRLVDAAHNPTLSELYRYFSSIVGAQLRQTLNIVPRRQEVFDLHVALLEAVEQRDPERAKALSRQLINEP
- a CDS encoding glutathione S-transferase family protein; its protein translation is MSELILHHYPTSPFAEKARLLLGFKGLSWRSVHISPVMPKPDLTALTGGYRKTPVLQIGADIYCDTALIARRLEQEKAQPSFFPEGQEMIAASFAAWADSVVFQHAVSLVFQPESVAVRFGKLPPEAIKAFLADRAGLFSGGSATRLSAEQAKHNWPTLMARLEQQLQREDGDFLFGEPSVADFAMAHPLWFLKATHVTAPLVDAYPAVSAWLGRVLGFGHGAASEMSSEEALEIARSSTPAALPDEEFTDPNGFVGGQQVLIAATDYGVDPVAGELVFAGREELILRREDERGGVVHVHFPRFGFRIEKR
- a CDS encoding CynX/NimT family MFS transporter, whose amino-acid sequence is MNLETEKTMSRPEVSTAPVRKAELEELLIDAEADDEQVQQSHPLVRRPWLLLLGLILVALNLRPALSSMAPLLGEVSKSLGLSAAQAGLLTTLPVLCLGLFAPLAPLLARRFGAERVVLGILLTLAGGIILRSNFGEIGLFAGSVLGGASIGIIGVLLPGIVKRDFAKHAGTMTGVYTMALCLGAAMAAGSTVPLSEHFDHSWAMGLGFWVIPALVAAVFWLPQIGQKHGAHNLAYRVRGLLRDPLAWQVTLYMGLQSSLAYIVFGWLPSILIGRGLTPTQAGLVLSGSVIIQLASSLAAPWLATRGKDQRLAIVVVMALTLGGLFGCLFAPIEGLWGWAILLGLGQGGTFSLALTLIVLRSRDSHVAANLSSMSQGFGYTLASMGPFAVGVVHDWTGGWNAVGWIFGIIGAGAILAGLGAGRALYVQVVSEKV
- a CDS encoding nuclear transport factor 2 family protein, with the protein product MSEEAHSALITRFYQAFQRLDAEAMAACYTDDVVFSDPAFGELRGRDAGDMWRMLTTRAKDFSLTFNNVRADERSGGAHWVATYLFSQTGNVVINDIQARFVFRDGKICEHHDHFDLWRWSRQALGFKGVLLGWTPLVRNAVRAQALKGLKAFQASR
- a CDS encoding type II TA system antitoxin MqsA family protein, translated to MKTRQCFSCGAREGMTHFEGRGETISVKGMERRIDDLAGWECRKCGEVEWDADTDSAERYTQAGDDLVIAARQMIGNEMKRIRRKLHLTQKETVQLLSGGGHNAFSRYERGEVLPPKALMLLMRLLDRYPHLLADAKALGEGADLRNAFKYTEHKEHETLTVS
- a CDS encoding type II toxin-antitoxin system MqsR family toxin encodes the protein MEKNTPHYDLVVIKAEVRRRGRQAFTKSAEKTGLDLGFSIIEMQEFVFELQNRMLYKSMTTYDDHRVWQDVYHTHSHDLEIYIKVTYRPEGGPPVISFKEKNQ
- a CDS encoding GIY-YIG nuclease family protein, which translates into the protein MNSLSENPLDADVPVSKSWFVYLVRAANGSLYCGISDDPVRRFAKHQSGKGARFFLSSPAMALVYTERCRDKGDALRQERLIKKLRKSAKECLVASYRPD